One genomic segment of Gadus chalcogrammus isolate NIFS_2021 chromosome 3, NIFS_Gcha_1.0, whole genome shotgun sequence includes these proteins:
- the rtn4rl2a gene encoding reticulon-4 receptor-like 2a yields the protein METSMISRSRRCSMMRNCKSGLSLWLVVLLVLGEPNPASACPHNCVCYPTPMTVSCQAQNFTTVPIGVPYESQRVFLQNNRITELRVGSFGFGTQVLWLFSNNLTWIEGGAFSEMRDLEELDLGDNSGLHRLEGGAFRGLEKLQSLHMHRCRLKALPHNIFHKLYSLQFLYLQENHLHFLQDDIFSDLINLSQLFLHGNRIRTLSENVFHGLVNLDRLLLHDNRVRQVNRRAFRDLGRVTMLFLFNNSLAEMPSQALRDVQGIEFLRLNGNPWSCGCESRPIWEWFREARVSSSEVICASPADRRGQDLRFLREMDYALCPLADPGSIGGSTTTTFSTKTRWWFAKNKPQSSSKGVYEKSSETVKAGLYGKRPSVSTSVVKYELGEDELALPKLDAEEYWTNYGNEDSDSDSGVSVRCFELECPDDFGLTPSSSSLPSSFSPSLLCLLALSLLAVSNLHMHIWG from the exons ATGGAAACGTCTATGATTTCTCGGAGCCGACGATGCTCCATGATGCGCAATTGCAAAA gcggcctctctctctggctggtgGTGTTGCTGGTCCTCGGCGAGCCCAACCCGGCATCGGCGTGCCCGCATAACTGCGTGTGTTACCCCACGCCGATGACCGTGAGCTGCCAGGCGCAGAACTTCACCACCGTACCCATCGGAGTGCCGTACGAGTCGCAGCGCGTCTTTCTCCAGAACAACCGGATCACTGAACTGAGAGTTGGCTCATTTGGTTTCGGGACTCAG GTCCTGTGGCTCTTCTCCAACAACCTGACCTGGATCGAGGGGGGGGCCTTCAGCGAGATGAGGGACTTGGAGGAGTTGGACCTGGGAGACAACTCGGGCCTCCATCGGCTGGAGGGAGGAGCCTTCCGGGGCCTTGAGAAGCTCCAGAGCCTGCACATGCACCGCTGCCGGCTGAAGGCCCTGCCCCACAACATCTTCCACAAACTCTACAGCCTGCAGTTCCTCTATCTGCAG GagaaccacctccacttcctgcaGGACGACATCTTCTCGGACCTCATCAACCTCAGCCAGCTCTTCCTGCACGGCAACCGCATCCGCACGCTGTCCGAGAACGTTTTCCACGGCCTGGTCAACCTGGACCGCCTGCTGCTGCACGACAACCGCGTCCGCCAGGTCAACCGCCGCGCCTTCCGCGACCTGGGCCGCGTCACCATGCTTTTCCTCTTCAACAACTCCCTGGCCGAGATGCCCAGCCAGGCCCTGAGGGACGTCCAGGGCATCGAGTTCCTCCGCCTCAACGGCAACCCCTGGTCCTGCGGCTGTGAGTCCCGCCCCATCTGGGAGTGGTTCCGGGAGGCGCGCGTCTCCTCCTCCGAGGTCATCTGCGCCTCGCCCGCCGACCGCCGCGGCCAGGACCTGCGCTTCCTGCGGGAGATGGACTACGCCCTGTGCCCTCTGGCCGACCCGGGCTCCATCGgcggctccaccaccaccaccttcagcaCCAAGACCCGCTGGTGGTTCGCCAAGAACAAGCCCCAGTCCTCCAGCAAGGGCGTGTACGAGAAGTCCTCCGAGACGGTGAAGGCCGGCCTCTATGGAAAGCGCCCATCCGTGTCCACCTCGGTGGTGAAGTACGAGCTGGGGGAGGACGAGCTGGCCCTGCCCAAGCTGGACGCCGAGGAGTACTGGACCAACTACGGCAACGAGGACTCGGACTCGGACTCCGGCGTTTCCGTGCGCTGCTTCGAGCTGGAGTGCCCGGACGACTTCGGCCTGacgccgtcctcctcctccttgccctcctctttctctccctccctcctctgcctcttggCCCTCTCACTCCTCGCCGTGTCCAACCTACACATGCACATCTGGGGCTGA